A genomic window from Planctomycetia bacterium includes:
- a CDS encoding DUF2281 domain-containing protein: protein MSPLEDALSSIRQLSADEKRRLRDYLNAELASTAEQPRPAPSETTNPTAATNFGWAREFVVVRDDFDAPLEDFREYM, encoded by the coding sequence ATGTCACCACTCGAAGACGCTTTGTCATCGATTCGTCAGTTATCCGCCGATGAGAAACGGCGACTGCGGGACTATCTCAACGCGGAGCTCGCGTCGACGGCTGAACAGCCACGTCCCGCCCCATCGGAAACGACGAACCCAACCGCCGCCACCAACTTCGGCTGGGCCCGCGAGTTCGTCGTCGTTCGCGATGACTTCGATGCGCCGCTCGAGGATTTTCGCGAGTACATGTGA
- a CDS encoding helix-turn-helix domain-containing protein, protein MKVFTTGQVAKICKVAPRTVSKWFDSGRLKGYRIPGSQDRRIPREYLIRFLKEHGMPLGDLEDEAMAKVLVVGQDQLLIENLKRELPLERSFKLAVAASGFEAGIQAESFHPDCIIVDFSIGRTEALQICQNLRRNPEYADTILIALLPDDGNSNSFDRSTINETFKKPFDAALLAERLRTLIGARKELV, encoded by the coding sequence ATGAAGGTCTTCACGACAGGTCAAGTCGCAAAAATCTGTAAGGTCGCCCCGCGCACCGTCAGCAAATGGTTTGACTCGGGACGCCTGAAAGGTTACCGCATCCCCGGATCGCAAGATCGTCGCATCCCACGCGAATATCTGATCCGGTTCCTCAAAGAACACGGCATGCCCTTGGGCGACCTCGAAGACGAGGCCATGGCCAAGGTCCTCGTGGTCGGCCAGGATCAACTTCTGATCGAAAACTTGAAGCGCGAACTCCCGCTTGAAAGATCATTCAAGCTGGCGGTCGCCGCCTCGGGCTTCGAAGCCGGCATTCAAGCCGAGAGCTTCCACCCGGATTGCATCATCGTCGATTTCTCAATCGGCCGCACCGAAGCGTTGCAGATCTGCCAGAACCTGCGCCGCAACCCGGAATACGCCGACACGATTCTGATTGCCTTGTTGCCGGACGACGGCAACAGCAACAGCTTCGATCGCTCGACGATCAACGAGACGTTCAAGAAACCGTTCGACGCGGCCCTGTTGGCCGAACGTCTGCGGACCTTGATCGGCGCTCGCAAAGAGCTGGTCTAG